One genomic region from Streptomyces sp. NBC_00457 encodes:
- a CDS encoding GNAT family N-acetyltransferase, translating into MRDYSIRAAGPDDLDGARAVMLDTVYRDFGSGYVPRWHADIIDLAGAYLAPARHTLLVAVDDEGEVVATAALDSRGPAHPPNPRHVAERFPSGETAQVRRVYVRPEHRRRGLARRLVGELTAFAVADGGYRAVYLHTDPAVPGAEGFWRSLGKVVHDEREDAGGGQGIVHFEIPMGR; encoded by the coding sequence GTGCGTGACTACAGCATCAGGGCGGCAGGCCCCGACGACCTGGACGGTGCGCGAGCCGTGATGCTCGACACCGTGTACCGAGACTTCGGTAGCGGATACGTGCCTCGCTGGCATGCCGACATCATCGACCTGGCCGGCGCTTATCTGGCCCCGGCCCGCCACACCCTGCTCGTGGCGGTCGACGACGAGGGCGAGGTCGTCGCCACGGCCGCGCTGGACTCGCGGGGCCCGGCCCACCCGCCGAACCCGCGGCATGTCGCCGAGCGCTTTCCGTCCGGTGAGACGGCGCAGGTCCGTCGGGTGTACGTCCGTCCCGAGCACCGCAGGCGCGGGCTCGCCCGGCGGCTCGTCGGCGAGTTGACGGCGTTCGCGGTGGCGGATGGCGGATACAGGGCCGTCTATCTGCACACGGATCCCGCGGTGCCGGGCGCGGAGGGCTTCTGGCGGTCGCTGGGGAAGGTCGTGCACGACGAGCGCGAGGACGCCGGCGGCGGTCAGGGCATCGTGCACTTCGAGATACCGATGGGGCGGTGA
- a CDS encoding DNA alkylation repair protein, with protein sequence MAELAGLEDPKAREVNERHGDDHGVNLSKLRALAKRLKTQQQLARRLWETDDTAAKLLALLICRPKAFERDELDTMLRQARTPKVHDWLVNYVVKKNPHAEELRPAWSADPDPVVASAGWALTTERVAKKPEGLDLAKLLDVIEAEMKGAPERLQWAMNHCLAQIGIEHAEHRARALDIGERLEVLKDYPTSPGCTSPFAPIWITEMVRRQHERL encoded by the coding sequence ATGGCCGAGCTGGCCGGGCTCGAGGACCCCAAGGCACGCGAGGTGAACGAGAGACACGGTGACGATCACGGTGTGAACCTCAGCAAGCTGCGCGCGCTCGCGAAGCGGCTCAAGACACAGCAGCAACTCGCGCGCCGGCTCTGGGAGACGGACGACACGGCGGCGAAACTGCTGGCGCTCCTGATCTGCCGCCCGAAGGCTTTCGAGCGGGACGAGTTGGACACGATGCTGCGCCAGGCCCGTACACCCAAGGTGCACGACTGGCTTGTGAACTACGTGGTGAAGAAGAACCCGCACGCCGAAGAGCTGCGGCCGGCCTGGTCCGCCGACCCCGATCCGGTCGTCGCGAGTGCCGGCTGGGCGCTGACCACCGAGCGCGTGGCGAAGAAGCCAGAGGGCCTCGACCTCGCGAAACTGCTCGACGTCATCGAGGCGGAGATGAAAGGCGCCCCGGAGCGCCTGCAGTGGGCGATGAACCACTGCCTGGCCCAGATCGGCATCGAGCACGCCGAACACCGCGCCCGCGCACTCGACATCGGTGAGCGCCTGGAGGTGCTCAAGGACTACCCGACTTCCCCGGGCTGCACCTCTCCGTTCGCGCCCATCTGGATCACCGAGATGGTGCGCCGACAGCACGAACGGCTGTGA
- a CDS encoding helix-turn-helix domain-containing protein, with product MDILSEVIDSVRIGRAEACRVKESGSWGMRFPAFADSGFHILLRGSAWLITATGRPRALKKGDVVLAPFGAEHGLSHEPCLLKDLPPAVMSEDPHRPDPADVEFLSGAYWLDHGQVHPCLGALPEVLVVSPPDGGVIRPAPLDLLLTHVLRQWLESNRDADRPEIGDPAISVALREIHTSPHKPWTVQRLGRTAGMSRTAFTKRFTALVGKPPMTYVTGWRLRYGARLLRETNAPLATIARQVGYSTEFAFGAAFRREYGIAPGRFRKGHSRSCCRRTISVIQMGANGEVQPGEVG from the coding sequence ATGGACATCCTCAGTGAGGTGATCGACAGCGTGCGGATCGGGCGTGCCGAGGCCTGCCGGGTCAAGGAGTCGGGCTCCTGGGGCATGCGATTCCCCGCCTTCGCGGACAGCGGGTTCCACATCCTCCTGCGGGGCAGCGCCTGGCTGATCACGGCCACCGGCCGGCCACGTGCGCTCAAGAAGGGCGATGTCGTTCTCGCCCCGTTCGGCGCCGAGCATGGACTCAGCCACGAACCATGCCTGCTCAAGGACTTGCCCCCAGCGGTCATGAGCGAGGACCCGCACCGTCCCGATCCGGCCGACGTCGAGTTCCTCTCCGGCGCGTACTGGCTCGACCATGGGCAAGTGCACCCCTGTCTCGGAGCGTTACCCGAGGTCCTCGTGGTGTCGCCACCGGACGGCGGGGTGATCCGCCCCGCGCCACTGGACCTCCTGCTGACCCACGTCCTGCGCCAATGGCTGGAGTCGAATCGAGATGCGGACCGGCCGGAGATCGGCGATCCCGCCATCTCTGTCGCGCTGCGTGAGATCCACACGAGCCCGCACAAGCCGTGGACGGTACAGCGGCTCGGCCGGACGGCGGGAATGTCGCGGACAGCGTTCACCAAGCGATTTACCGCGCTGGTGGGAAAACCGCCCATGACGTACGTGACCGGCTGGCGTCTGCGCTATGGGGCCCGTCTGCTCCGGGAAACGAATGCGCCACTGGCGACGATCGCCCGTCAGGTCGGTTACTCGACGGAATTCGCGTTCGGAGCCGCTTTCCGCCGTGAGTACGGCATCGCGCCCGGCCGCTTCCGCAAGGGTCACAGCCGTTCGTGCTGTCGGCGCACCATCTCGGTGATCCAGATGGGCGCGAACGGAGAGGTGCAGCCCGGGGAAGTCGGGTAG
- a CDS encoding serine/threonine-protein kinase, which yields MRERVISGGSDHEAGTHAQRGSGRLIAGRYLLHDILGRGGMGTVWRAHDQLLDRPVAAKELHILTHGDEEHRIRVRRAIREARAVARVPHPHVVGIHDLVEAEDRLWIVMELVEGPSLAHQVARTGPLTPQHTAALALQLIDALDAVHAAGTLHRDVKPANVLLRRDGNAVLTDFGIAALDDGELLTTTGELVGSLEFMAPERVMGSEVGPASDLWSLGATLATVCGEQSPFRRPARPATLHAVAYEEPVLSERLGPLRPVVEALLRKSPDERLSAAGARSALWRVASGEADAGPLPSPTLRVLRPSAPLTDADTVTSGQERLVPAGMTGHTALHTTSLRPPPLRSSRSRGPKRLLWAVAGTAVLAAGVGGGLFLTGVLPLEEDAKTRTASQDVTSTAGWQGVSGVSVQRGDRVTVRFASGEWTVDFRSKPMTGPAGYDAAIDQSLEGAKDCKVKPTAPFGTLLARLAGGQNPPVHVVGQKLTFQAARNGTLQLAINDGGNCLQDNRGTMTVRVSVTHQP from the coding sequence GTGAGAGAGCGCGTGATATCGGGAGGCAGCGATCATGAGGCCGGGACGCATGCGCAACGCGGCTCAGGGCGGCTGATCGCCGGTCGATATCTGCTCCACGACATCCTGGGCAGAGGCGGCATGGGCACGGTCTGGCGGGCCCACGACCAGTTGCTGGATCGCCCGGTCGCCGCCAAGGAACTCCACATCCTCACCCACGGCGACGAGGAGCACCGCATACGGGTGCGCCGCGCGATCCGTGAGGCTCGCGCGGTCGCCCGGGTGCCGCACCCGCATGTGGTGGGCATCCACGACCTGGTCGAGGCCGAGGACCGGCTGTGGATCGTCATGGAACTCGTCGAGGGGCCGTCACTCGCCCACCAGGTCGCCCGGACCGGACCGCTGACGCCACAGCACACAGCCGCCCTCGCTCTGCAACTGATCGACGCGCTGGACGCCGTACACGCGGCCGGCACCCTGCACCGCGACGTCAAACCCGCCAACGTCCTGCTGCGCCGCGACGGCAACGCCGTCCTCACCGACTTCGGCATCGCGGCCCTGGACGACGGCGAGTTGCTGACGACCACCGGCGAACTGGTCGGCTCCCTCGAGTTCATGGCACCCGAGCGGGTCATGGGTTCGGAGGTCGGCCCGGCCTCCGACCTGTGGTCACTGGGCGCGACTCTCGCCACGGTCTGCGGCGAGCAGTCCCCGTTCCGCAGGCCGGCGCGGCCCGCGACACTGCACGCGGTGGCGTACGAGGAGCCCGTCCTGTCGGAGCGGCTCGGCCCGTTGCGCCCGGTCGTCGAGGCGCTGCTGCGCAAGTCCCCGGACGAGCGTCTTTCGGCGGCGGGCGCGCGTTCCGCTCTGTGGCGTGTCGCCTCGGGAGAGGCGGACGCCGGCCCCTTGCCGTCACCGACCTTGCGCGTGCTCCGGCCCTCGGCTCCGTTGACCGACGCGGATACTGTGACCAGTGGTCAGGAGCGCCTCGTACCGGCCGGGATGACCGGGCACACGGCGCTGCACACCACGTCACTGAGACCCCCGCCCCTGCGGTCGTCCCGATCGAGGGGCCCCAAGCGGCTGTTATGGGCCGTGGCCGGTACGGCGGTGCTGGCGGCCGGCGTGGGCGGCGGGCTCTTCCTCACCGGTGTGCTCCCGCTCGAGGAGGACGCGAAGACGAGGACCGCCAGTCAGGACGTCACGTCCACCGCCGGCTGGCAGGGGGTGTCCGGGGTGTCCGTCCAGCGGGGGGACCGGGTCACCGTGCGGTTCGCTTCGGGAGAGTGGACGGTCGACTTCCGGAGCAAGCCGATGACCGGGCCGGCCGGTTACGACGCGGCCATCGACCAGTCGCTGGAGGGGGCGAAGGACTGCAAGGTCAAGCCCACGGCGCCGTTCGGTACCCTGCTGGCACGCCTCGCGGGTGGGCAGAACCCTCCCGTCCACGTCGTCGGTCAGAAGCTGACCTTCCAGGCGGCCAGGAACGGCACCCTGCAGCTGGCGATCAACGACGGCGGGAACTGCCTCCAGGACAACAGGGGCACGATGACCGTGCGGGTGAGCGTCACGCATCAGCCTTGA
- a CDS encoding helix-turn-helix domain-containing protein, translating into MNSTGAEADAARGAFALDSTSPGAAPHGFDAFRRGWRTQLGDGWPMPTFSPATTGDFRVRSRVAKVRDVGVLDLYGASAIRTAGDRHNHRDHVRMYVVRRGAWTVGGPTDRGQQTVSAGQFLIRRFERPSSFEAPPHTTAKILTLLSGALTPLLGDESITGPADSPEVRLLVAHTNMVHATIADLGPAGVRAAHSALIELAKAVAVGRFDDVEPRLAPALAQAAKDLADTHLADPELSAAMLARELNVSVRTLQRAFAATGDSVSAYIRQRRLEEARLALTAPSDRLSVSELAAHWHFADSSHFIRAFKKQYGQTPTEYARSTGRGPAVPDR; encoded by the coding sequence ATGAACAGCACGGGAGCGGAGGCCGACGCGGCGCGCGGGGCGTTCGCCCTGGACTCCACCAGCCCGGGCGCCGCACCGCACGGATTCGACGCCTTCCGGCGCGGGTGGCGGACACAGCTCGGCGATGGCTGGCCGATGCCGACCTTCAGCCCGGCCACGACCGGTGACTTCCGGGTCAGGAGCCGCGTCGCCAAGGTGCGCGACGTGGGAGTCCTCGATCTCTACGGCGCGTCGGCCATCCGGACCGCGGGCGACCGGCACAACCACAGGGATCACGTACGGATGTACGTGGTGCGGCGCGGCGCATGGACCGTGGGCGGCCCCACCGATCGCGGCCAACAGACCGTGTCGGCCGGGCAGTTCCTCATCCGGCGCTTCGAGCGGCCCTCGTCCTTCGAGGCGCCGCCGCACACCACGGCGAAGATCCTCACTCTGCTCTCCGGTGCGCTCACACCACTGCTCGGGGACGAGAGCATCACCGGGCCGGCGGACTCGCCCGAGGTGCGCCTGCTGGTGGCCCACACGAACATGGTCCACGCCACCATCGCCGACCTCGGTCCGGCCGGTGTGCGCGCCGCCCACAGCGCTCTGATCGAGCTGGCCAAGGCGGTGGCGGTAGGCCGGTTCGACGACGTGGAACCCAGGCTGGCGCCCGCGCTCGCCCAAGCCGCGAAAGACCTCGCTGACACCCATCTCGCCGATCCCGAGCTGTCCGCGGCGATGCTGGCACGTGAACTCAACGTCTCCGTACGCACGTTGCAGCGGGCGTTCGCCGCGACGGGAGATTCGGTGAGCGCCTACATCCGCCAACGGCGGCTGGAAGAAGCCCGACTCGCGCTCACCGCGCCGTCCGACCGCCTGAGCGTCTCCGAACTCGCCGCCCACTGGCACTTCGCCGACAGCAGCCACTTCATCCGCGCCTTCAAGAAGCAGTACGGCCAGACACCCACCGAATACGCCCGCTCGACCGGACGTGGGCCGGCAGTTCCCGACCGCTGA
- a CDS encoding CDP-alcohol phosphatidyltransferase family protein yields MALNHTYDARLVQQETALGAGVQILVLTLLGTAIGMGPAGWLTGLAFAIATWAVLSRALHRSRLQSFGPANRVTLGRSILVGGVTALVADSFQSPPPITLLVGLTAVALILDGVDGKVARRTGTSTALGARFDMEVDAFLILVLSVYVSMFLGPWVLLIGAMRYAFVAAARVWPWLNAPLPPSTARKTVAALQGVFLLAGASKLLPYPATFGIVALALGLLMWSFGRDVLWLCRTARIENAPEQREVRERDLVAS; encoded by the coding sequence GTGGCCCTGAACCACACTTACGACGCGAGGCTCGTCCAGCAGGAGACCGCTCTGGGAGCGGGTGTGCAGATCCTTGTGCTGACCCTGCTCGGCACGGCGATCGGGATGGGGCCCGCGGGCTGGCTGACCGGACTCGCCTTCGCCATCGCCACCTGGGCCGTACTCTCCCGGGCCCTGCACCGGTCCCGGTTGCAGTCCTTCGGTCCCGCCAACCGGGTGACCCTGGGCCGCTCCATCCTCGTCGGCGGTGTCACGGCCCTGGTCGCGGACTCCTTCCAGAGCCCGCCGCCCATCACCCTCCTCGTCGGACTCACCGCGGTGGCCCTGATCCTCGACGGAGTCGACGGCAAGGTCGCCCGCCGCACCGGCACCTCGACGGCGCTCGGCGCCCGCTTCGACATGGAGGTCGACGCGTTTCTGATCCTGGTGCTCAGCGTGTACGTCTCGATGTTCCTGGGCCCGTGGGTGCTGCTGATCGGCGCCATGCGGTACGCCTTCGTCGCCGCGGCCCGCGTCTGGCCGTGGCTCAACGCCCCGCTGCCGCCGAGCACGGCACGCAAGACGGTGGCCGCGCTCCAGGGCGTGTTCCTGCTGGCGGGCGCCTCGAAGCTGCTGCCGTACCCGGCGACGTTCGGCATCGTCGCGCTGGCGCTGGGGCTGCTGATGTGGTCGTTCGGGCGCGATGTGCTGTGGCTGTGCCGGACGGCGCGGATCGAGAACGCACCGGAGCAGCGCGAAGTACGCGAGCGCGACCTCGTCGCGAGCTGA
- a CDS encoding ABC transporter substrate-binding protein: MTRVRRVLAALLLVPVLTGCFASNGDSAADDANSGSRLRVALAFPPAENLSPHGADATILSRLGVTESLTALDANGSAAPALAASWKQENDRTWLFTLREATFQDGTDVTPSTVAESLTHATETKPEPAALSGVTLTAKAEGSTGVRITTEDPDPVLPLRLSSPSLAVLSPKAYDGKDRVDPVGTATGPFELTKVTGSTAATLDRFDDYWGGRAQASGVDVKFIADGTARTSALRTGEADLAEALPVAQAATLDEDTRKATATTRTTSLQFNTASGPFKDPQLRAGARAALDTSALADGVYEGYADAGAGIYGPAVTWAEGKRTQPTGRAKAAAPDGAKVTIATYDNRPELPEVAQVVKQQLEKAGFTVELEVREYSRLESDALEGQFDAVVLARNTLVDTGDPVAVLAGDYTCDGGYNMAQLCDKRVDAAVTKAERTADTDERQDAAMAAEAAILGTDAVVPLVHQQVITGVGTSVSGALLDPYERTLVGTGTRR; this comes from the coding sequence GTGACCCGCGTGCGCCGTGTCCTCGCCGCCCTGCTGCTCGTCCCGGTCCTCACCGGCTGCTTCGCCTCCAACGGCGACTCCGCGGCCGACGACGCGAACTCCGGTTCCCGGCTCCGGGTCGCCCTCGCCTTCCCGCCCGCGGAGAACCTTTCGCCGCACGGCGCCGACGCCACGATCCTCAGCCGTCTCGGCGTCACCGAGAGCCTGACCGCCCTGGACGCGAACGGCTCCGCGGCCCCCGCGCTCGCCGCCTCCTGGAAGCAGGAGAACGACCGCACCTGGCTGTTCACCCTGCGCGAGGCCACCTTCCAGGACGGCACCGACGTCACCCCGTCCACCGTCGCCGAATCCCTCACCCACGCCACCGAGACCAAGCCCGAGCCCGCCGCCCTCTCCGGCGTCACGCTCACCGCGAAGGCCGAGGGCAGCACCGGCGTCCGCATCACCACCGAAGACCCCGACCCCGTCCTGCCGCTGCGTCTGTCCAGCCCCAGCCTCGCCGTGCTCTCCCCGAAGGCGTACGACGGCAAGGACCGCGTCGACCCGGTGGGCACCGCCACCGGACCCTTCGAGCTCACCAAGGTCACCGGCAGCACCGCCGCCACCCTCGACCGGTTCGACGACTACTGGGGCGGCCGAGCCCAGGCCTCCGGCGTCGACGTGAAGTTCATCGCCGACGGCACCGCCCGCACCAGCGCCCTGCGCACCGGCGAGGCCGACCTCGCCGAGGCGCTCCCGGTCGCCCAGGCCGCGACCCTCGACGAGGACACCCGCAAGGCCACGGCGACGACCCGCACCACCAGCCTGCAGTTCAACACCGCGTCGGGCCCCTTCAAGGATCCGCAGCTGCGTGCCGGCGCCCGCGCGGCCCTCGACACCTCCGCGCTCGCCGACGGCGTCTACGAGGGATACGCCGACGCCGGCGCCGGCATCTACGGACCCGCCGTGACCTGGGCCGAGGGCAAGCGGACCCAGCCCACCGGGCGCGCTAAGGCCGCGGCACCGGACGGAGCGAAGGTCACCATCGCCACGTACGACAACCGGCCCGAACTCCCGGAAGTCGCCCAGGTGGTGAAACAGCAGCTGGAGAAGGCCGGGTTCACGGTCGAGCTGGAGGTGCGCGAGTACTCGCGGCTGGAGAGCGACGCGCTGGAAGGCCAGTTCGACGCCGTCGTGCTCGCCCGCAACACGCTCGTCGACACCGGCGACCCGGTCGCCGTGCTCGCCGGCGACTACACCTGCGACGGCGGCTACAACATGGCCCAGCTGTGCGACAAGCGCGTCGACGCGGCGGTGACGAAGGCCGAGCGCACTGCCGACACCGACGAGCGGCAGGACGCGGCGATGGCGGCCGAGGCGGCGATCCTCGGCACCGACGCCGTCGTTCCGCTGGTCCACCAGCAGGTCATCACCGGCGTGGGCACCTCGGTCAGCGGGGCGCTCCTCGACCCGTACGAGCGCACCCTCGTCGGCACCGGCACCCGGCGCTGA
- a CDS encoding alpha/beta fold hydrolase: MPTFSAPDGTTLAFHVSGEAGPPVLCLPGGPAASAYLGDLGGLSTHRRLIRLDLRGTGESATPTDLAGCRCDRMVDDVEALRAHLGLGRVDLLAHCGGANLAVQYAARHPERISRLVLITPSVRAVGIPISGEDRREIAELRRGEPWFPEAYAALEEIVAGRSTAASWQAIAPFSYGRWDETARAHQAASDAEDNGEVMAAFGAEGAFTPDATRKALAEVGAPVFVLAGEVDMAAPPKVMAEVAALFPDARMVVQPGAGHFPWLDDAEWCATAVAEFLASAR; encoded by the coding sequence ATGCCGACCTTCTCCGCGCCCGACGGAACCACCCTCGCCTTCCACGTGTCCGGAGAGGCCGGCCCGCCCGTGCTCTGCCTGCCCGGCGGCCCGGCCGCGTCCGCCTACCTCGGGGATCTGGGCGGCCTCTCCACGCACCGGCGGCTGATCAGACTGGACCTCCGCGGCACCGGCGAGTCGGCGACTCCGACGGACCTGGCCGGCTGCCGATGTGACCGCATGGTCGACGACGTCGAAGCCCTTCGGGCGCACCTCGGCCTCGGCCGCGTCGACCTGCTGGCCCACTGCGGAGGCGCGAACCTCGCGGTGCAGTACGCGGCTCGCCACCCCGAGCGGATCAGCAGGCTCGTGCTGATCACGCCGAGCGTCCGGGCCGTCGGTATTCCGATCTCCGGTGAGGACCGACGGGAGATCGCGGAGCTGCGCAGGGGCGAACCGTGGTTCCCGGAGGCGTATGCGGCGCTGGAGGAGATCGTCGCGGGCAGGTCCACCGCCGCGAGCTGGCAGGCGATCGCGCCCTTCTCCTACGGCCGCTGGGACGAGACCGCCCGCGCCCACCAGGCCGCCTCGGACGCGGAGGACAACGGCGAGGTGATGGCCGCCTTCGGTGCCGAAGGCGCCTTCACCCCGGATGCGACCCGGAAGGCCCTCGCCGAGGTCGGGGCGCCTGTCTTCGTGCTCGCCGGTGAGGTCGACATGGCTGCTCCGCCCAAGGTGATGGCGGAGGTCGCCGCACTGTTTCCGGATGCGCGGATGGTCGTACAGCCGGGGGCCGGGCACTTTCCGTGGCTCGATGACGCCGAGTGGTGTGCCACGGCCGTCGCGGAGTTTCTCGCATCGGCCCGGTGA
- a CDS encoding ABC transporter permease subunit: protein MRQHAVTLLWRAGLALALVCVIGLLPWLARTDPALTVLKARSADRDPTPEVLADIRDRLGLDAGPLHLLGQWLGGLWRGDAGRSWLSGNEVMPDVLQALGVSLLLMAVSLAVAVLTAGVICARTLSRGRRPRRTGGSGSAVLAALPEFLTASVLATVVGVQLGWLPALGWYGPQYTVLPALALGLPAGAVLGRLLDDLLPGAFAEPWAQAADARGIPQGRIARHALRRCLPGLLPNTGLFVVGLTGGSVAVEQIFDIPGLGRTTLQAALAQDLPVLQTGTLALVLLAAVAAGAASLLTRRLTGPALRDSALTSLHRPAPPTRAILPVVYGGLLVGVVALGLPRDPLALDTGQRLQAPSPAHPFGTDALGRDVLARVGHGALDTLLLALAIGAAALLTGVVLGLVPRMSGPLVDTVNAVPPVLLALLVTAVAGSGTLTPALAVSAVAWAPLAAHTSALLRQERAALHITATRALGADRWYVLRRDLLPAVLPPVTRHALLRLPGTALALASLAFLGLGAQPPSPEWGLLLAENQPYAERAPWAVLAPAAVLALLGALAVTAARTEVIQQPLKQRELAASGTETR, encoded by the coding sequence ATGCGGCAGCACGCGGTCACGCTCCTGTGGCGGGCCGGACTCGCCCTCGCCCTGGTGTGCGTGATCGGTCTGCTGCCGTGGCTGGCGCGGACCGATCCGGCGCTCACCGTGCTCAAGGCCCGGTCGGCCGACCGGGACCCCACGCCCGAGGTGCTGGCGGACATCCGCGACCGACTCGGCCTGGACGCGGGCCCGTTGCATCTGCTCGGCCAATGGCTGGGAGGGCTGTGGCGCGGGGACGCGGGACGGTCGTGGCTGTCGGGGAATGAGGTCATGCCCGATGTGCTGCAGGCGTTGGGTGTGTCCCTACTGCTGATGGCGGTGTCGCTCGCCGTCGCCGTCCTCACCGCGGGGGTGATTTGCGCCCGCACCCTGTCGCGCGGCCGGCGTCCGCGGCGCACGGGTGGAAGCGGCTCCGCCGTCCTCGCCGCGCTGCCCGAGTTCCTCACCGCGTCCGTGCTCGCGACGGTCGTCGGAGTCCAGCTGGGCTGGCTGCCCGCACTCGGCTGGTACGGCCCCCAGTACACGGTGCTGCCCGCGCTCGCCCTCGGTCTGCCCGCCGGGGCCGTGCTGGGGCGGCTCCTCGACGACCTGCTGCCCGGCGCGTTCGCCGAGCCCTGGGCGCAGGCCGCCGACGCCCGCGGAATACCCCAGGGGCGGATCGCCCGGCACGCGCTGCGCCGCTGTCTGCCCGGACTGCTGCCGAACACCGGCCTGTTCGTCGTCGGCCTGACCGGCGGCTCCGTCGCCGTGGAGCAGATCTTCGACATCCCCGGCCTGGGCCGCACCACCCTCCAGGCCGCCCTCGCCCAGGACCTCCCCGTCCTCCAGACAGGCACGCTCGCCCTCGTCCTGCTCGCCGCCGTGGCCGCGGGCGCCGCGAGCCTCCTCACCCGCAGACTGACCGGCCCCGCCCTGCGCGACAGCGCCCTGACCTCCCTGCACCGCCCGGCCCCGCCCACCCGAGCCATCCTGCCCGTCGTCTACGGTGGCCTGCTCGTCGGCGTCGTGGCGCTCGGCCTGCCCCGTGACCCGCTCGCCCTCGACACCGGGCAACGTCTCCAAGCACCCTCCCCGGCCCACCCGTTCGGCACCGACGCGCTCGGCCGGGACGTCCTCGCCCGCGTCGGCCACGGCGCACTCGACACCCTGCTGCTCGCCCTCGCGATCGGCGCCGCCGCTCTGCTGACCGGTGTGGTCCTCGGACTGGTGCCCCGGATGTCCGGGCCGCTCGTCGACACCGTCAATGCCGTGCCGCCGGTGCTCCTCGCGCTCCTCGTCACCGCCGTCGCGGGCAGCGGCACGCTCACGCCCGCGCTCGCCGTGAGCGCCGTCGCCTGGGCGCCGCTCGCCGCCCACACCTCCGCGCTGCTGCGGCAGGAACGCGCCGCCCTCCACATCACCGCCACCCGCGCCCTCGGCGCCGACCGCTGGTATGTGCTCCGCCGCGACCTGCTCCCCGCCGTCCTCCCACCCGTCACCCGGCACGCCCTGCTGCGCCTGCCCGGCACCGCCCTGGCCCTCGCCTCGCTCGCCTTCCTCGGCCTCGGCGCCCAGCCGCCGTCCCCGGAGTGGGGCCTGCTGCTCGCCGAGAACCAGCCCTACGCCGAGCGCGCTCCCTGGGCGGTCCTCGCCCCCGCCGCCGTACTCGCCCTGCTCGGGGCACTCGCGGTGACCGCGGCTCGTACCGAAGTGATCCAACAGCCTTTGAAGCAACGGGAGTTGGCTGCTTCCGGAACGGAAACCCGATGA
- a CDS encoding MDR family MFS transporter, whose amino-acid sequence MTTRTMTTPTLGPRTRLSPLLRLLILTQLAFNVGFYAVLPFLAEHLGQAIGLAGWLVGFVLGLRTFSQQGLFVVGGALADRYGIRPVVLAGCVLRIAGFVWLGYARETWSVIGAVLLIGFAAALFSPAVESEVARQAVVWEESGGGPRTRVLALFTVAGQAGAFVGPLLGGLLLGVDFRTVCLAGAGIFVLVLAGHAWLLPQHIPGRTRVEFRGGMKLLVRNRRFLALCCGYGAYLLAYNQLYLALPAEVERAAGSQAPLAWLFALSSLLVVTAQLPVTRWVGERLEMRRSMVAGLLLIAAGFAVVAAARPADWTGITGLLPAAGFVVLLTLGQMLVAPVARAWVPDLAEEGRLGLYTGALSSVSGLIVLAGSSATGSLLDTGLHPAVPWLVLAAVPLAAIGLLPRRG is encoded by the coding sequence ATGACCACCCGGACGATGACCACCCCGACGCTCGGCCCGCGGACCCGCCTGTCTCCGCTGCTGCGGCTGCTGATCCTCACCCAACTCGCCTTCAACGTCGGCTTCTACGCCGTCCTGCCCTTTCTCGCCGAGCACCTGGGACAGGCGATCGGTCTGGCGGGCTGGCTGGTCGGGTTCGTCCTGGGACTGAGGACGTTCAGCCAGCAGGGGCTGTTCGTGGTGGGCGGGGCGCTGGCCGACCGGTACGGCATCCGGCCCGTGGTGCTGGCGGGATGCGTGCTGCGGATCGCCGGGTTCGTGTGGCTCGGGTACGCGCGGGAGACCTGGTCGGTCATCGGTGCCGTGCTGCTCATCGGGTTCGCCGCCGCGCTGTTCTCGCCGGCCGTGGAGTCCGAGGTCGCCCGGCAGGCGGTGGTGTGGGAGGAGTCGGGTGGCGGCCCGCGCACGCGCGTGCTGGCGCTGTTCACCGTGGCCGGGCAGGCGGGGGCGTTCGTCGGGCCGCTGCTGGGCGGGCTGCTGCTGGGGGTGGACTTCCGTACGGTCTGTCTGGCCGGGGCGGGAATCTTCGTCCTCGTGCTGGCCGGGCATGCGTGGCTGCTGCCGCAGCACATCCCGGGGCGGACCCGCGTCGAATTCCGGGGCGGTATGAAGCTGCTGGTGCGCAACCGCCGCTTCCTCGCGCTGTGCTGCGGATACGGCGCCTATCTGCTCGCCTACAACCAGCTCTATCTGGCCCTGCCCGCGGAGGTGGAGCGCGCGGCCGGTTCGCAGGCGCCGCTCGCCTGGCTGTTCGCGCTGTCGTCGCTGCTGGTGGTGACGGCCCAGCTGCCGGTCACCCGCTGGGTGGGGGAGCGGCTGGAGATGCGCCGGTCGATGGTGGCCGGACTGCTGCTGATCGCCGCCGGGTTCGCGGTCGTGGCCGCCGCCCGGCCCGCCGACTGGACCGGCATCACGGGACTGCTGCCCGCTGCGGGCTTCGTGGTGCTCCTCACCCTCGGCCAGATGCTCGTCGCGCCCGTCGCCCGGGCCTGGGTGCCCGACCTGGCGGAGGAGGGACGGCTCGGCCTCTACACCGGCGCGCTGTCGTCGGTGTCCGGCCTGATCGTCCTGGCCGGCAGCTCAGCCACCGGCTCCCTGCTGGACACCGGCCTGCATCCGGCCGTGCCCTGGCTGGTGCTGGCCGCCGTACCGCTCGCGGCGATCGGGTTGCTGCCGCGTCGCGGTTAA